Proteins from a single region of Macrotis lagotis isolate mMagLag1 chromosome 2, bilby.v1.9.chrom.fasta, whole genome shotgun sequence:
- the ZBTB39 gene encoding zinc finger and BTB domain-containing protein 39 has protein sequence MGMRIKLHSTNHPNNLLKELNKCRLSETMCDVTIVVGSRSFPAHKAVLACAAGYFQNLFLNAGLDAARTYVVDFITPANFEKILSFVYTSELFTDLINVGVIYEVAERLGMEDLLKACHSTFPDLESTVVTKPPSSSSEGRSSTQSSASAEPAHSLGELRSVDQFGPDRNYILHSDVGISYKEERNPSSDSNHSLPLLHQPPPSKTEEHDAPVPFTSVTSMVAQSSLSTLSIGTPANSNSFQPFKVQSNGDFGKNSYFTPDNPLDISTGSNSCPSNSDHSKDQGFGQMDELQLEELGEDDLQFEDPGEDLVPTDEVIELSDDSEEELTFGENESRENKAMPCQVCKKVLEPNIQLIRQHARDHVDLLTGNCKVCETHFQDRNSRVTHVLSHIGIFLFSCDMCETKFFTQWQLTLHRRDGVFDNNIIVHPSDPLSGKLGLFVGGTSPELKCAACGKVLLRDFHMVRGHILDHLNLKGQACSVCDQRHLSLCSLMWHTLSHLGISVFSCSVCANSFVDRHLLEKHMAVHQSLEDTLFHCHYCSQSFKSEAAYRYHVSQHKCSGGSSLDSRAGFGDRLQHPAFQKRKLPSDEFLSEELALQSQSGNSKYSCKVCGKRFAHTSEFNYHRRIHTGEKPYQCKVCHKFFRGRSTIKCHLKTHSGALMYRCTVCGHYSSTLNLMSKHITVHKGSLPPDFTIEQTFMYIIHSKEAEKNLDS, from the coding sequence ATGGGCATGAGGATCAAACTACACAGCACCAATCACCCCAACAACCTATTGAAGGAGCTCAACAAGTGCAGGCTCTCAGAGACCATGTGTGATGTTACCATTGTGGTAGGAAGCCGCTCATTTCCAGCTCATAAGGCTGTGCTTGCCTGTGCGGCGGGTTACTTCCAAAACCTTTTCCTGAATGCGGGGCTAGATGCTGCCAGAACCTATGTCGTGGACTTTATCACCCCAGCCAACTTTGAGAAAATCTTGAGCTTTGTCTACACATCAGAACTTTTCACAGACTTGATCAATGTGGGTGTCATCTATGAGGTAGCTGAGCGCTTGGGCATGGAAGATCTCCTCAAGGCTTGCCACTCCACTTTCCCGGACCTGGAGAGCACGGTCGTGACGAAACCCCCAAGCAGCTCCAGCGAAGGCCGTTCTAGCACTCAAAGCAGCGCTTCTGCCGAACCAGCTCATTCCCTTGGAGAACTTAGAAGCGTTGACCAGTTCGGTCCTGACAGGAACTACATCTTACACAGTGATGTCGGGATAAGctataaagaagagagaaatcctTCTAGTGACAGTAATCACAGCCTGCCTCTGTTACACCAGCCGCCACCATCTAAGACAGAAGAGCACGATGCCCCTGTCCCATTCACTTCAGTAACAAGCATGGTAGCTCAGTCGAGCCTTAGTACCCTCAGTATAGGCACACCAGCTAATTCAAACTCCTTCCAACCTTTCAAGGTTCAGAGCAATGGGGACTTTGGCAAAAATAGCTACTTTACCCCTGATAATCCATTGGATATCTCCACAGGGAGTAACTCCTGTCCAAGCAACAGTGACCACTCCAAAGATCAGGGTTTTGGACAAATGGATGAACTGCAGTTGGAAGAGCTTGGGGAAGATGACCTGCAGTTTGAAGATCCTGGAGAAGATCTAGTTCCAACAGATGAAGTGATAGAGTTGAGTGACGACAGTGAGGAGGAACTAACATTTGGAGAAAATGAAAGCCGCGAGAATAAGGCCATGCCCTGCCAGGTGTGTAAAAAAGTGCTAGAGCCCAACATTCAGTTGATCCGGCAGCATGCTCGGGACCATGTGGACCTGCTCACAGGCAACTGCAAGGTCTGTGAGACCCACTTCCAGGACCGGAACTCGAGGGTTACCCATGTCCTGTCTCATATtggcatttttctcttctcctgtGATATGTGTGAAACCAAATTCTTCACCCAGTGGCAGCTGACCCTTCACCGAAGAGATGGAGTCTTTGACAACAACATTATTGTTCATCCCAGTGATCCACTCTCTGGGAAGCTTGGTCTTTTTGTGGGGGGAACTAGCCCAGAGCTAAAATGTGCTGCTTGTGGGAAGGTGCTGCTCAGAGATTTCCACATGGTCCGGGGCCATATTCTAGACCACTTAAACTTGAAGGGCCAAGCCTGTAGTGTTTGTGATCAGCGCCACCTCAGCCTCTGCAGTCTCATGTGGCACACGCTTTCCCACTTGGGCATTTCTGTCTTCTCTTGCTCTGTCTGTGCCAATAGCTTTGTAGACCGGCACCTCTTAGAGAAACACATGGCTGTTCACCAGAGCTTGGAGGATACACTCTTCCACTGTCATTACTGCAGCCAGAGCTTCAAGTCAGAGGCTGCATACCGATACCATGTGAGCCAACACAAGTGCAGTGGAGGAAGCAGCCTCGACTCAAGAGCTGGTTTTGGAGATCGATTACAACATCCAGCTTTTCAGAAGCGGAAACTGCCATCTGATGAATTCCTGAGTGAGGAGTTGGCCCTGCAGAGCCAGTCTGGGAATAGTAAGTATAGCTGCAAAGTGTGTGGTAAGAGGTTTGCCCACACAAGTGAGTTCAACTACCATCGGCGAATACACACAGGAGAAAAGCCCTACCAGTGCAAGGTGTGCCATAAATTTTTCCGTGGCCGTTCCACCATTAAGTGCCACCTGAAGACACACTCGGGTGCTCTCATGTACCGCTGTACAGTCTGTGGCCACTACAGCTCTACCCTCAATCTCATGAGCAAGCACATAACTGTGCATAAGGGCAGCCTTCCACCTGACTTCACCATTGAACAGACATTCATGTACATTATCCATTCCAAAGAGGCGGAGAAGAACTTGGACAGCTGA
- the ACKR5 gene encoding G-protein coupled receptor 182: protein MEPNPSETPSSMLFSDLDDFHNWTELIHFFNQTFSECEVMLNENVKRVVLFVLYLAIFVVGLVENLVIIYVNWRSLGRGRLLNLYVFNMAVADLGIILSLPVWMLEVTLDYTWLWGSFFCRFTHYFYFANMYSSIFFLTCLSIDRYVTLACSSPFWQHHQHRVRKGLCVGVWVFSALIPLPEVAHIHLVEATDPMCLFLAPFETYSTWALAVTLSTIVLGFLLPFPLMVVFNGLTVYRLRQVGRPEARRHGLLVCAYVVVFVVCWAPYHITLLLLTLHGNHIFLHCYMAQVLYFFYDIIDCLSMLHCVANPILYNFLSPSFRSRLMGAVVHYMPKDQARKGRGSSSTSTTKHSIVITKEGAQAN from the coding sequence ATGGAGCCTAACCCCTCTGAGACCCCTTCCTCGATGCTCTTCAGTGACTTGGATGATTTCCATAACTGGACTGAACTGATCCATTTCTTCAACCAAACCTTTTCTGAGTGTGAAGTCATGCTCAATGAAAATGTCAAGCGTGTGGTCCTCTTTGTCCTCTACCTGGCTATCTTTGTGGTTGGGCTGGTAGAGAACCTGGTAATTATTTACGTCAACTGGCGAAGCCTGGGCCGAGGGAGACTACTTAACCTCTATGTCTTCAACATGGCTGTGGCTGACTTAGGTATCATCCTGTCTCTGCCTGTGTGGATGCTGGAAGTCACCCTGGACTACACGTGGCTGTGGGGCAGCTTCTTCTGCCGCTTCACACATTACTTTTATTTTGCCAACATGTACAGCAGCATCTTCTTCCTAACCTGCCTCAGCATAGACCGGTATGTCACGCTGGCCTGCTCTTCCCCTTTCTGGCAGCACCATCAGCACCGGGTCCGGAAAGGTCTGTGTGTAGGGGTTTGGGTCTTCTCTGCCCTCATCCCATTGCCAGAGGTTGCTCACATCCACCTGGTGGAAGCCACGGATCCAATGTGCCTGTTTCTGGCCCCATTTGAGACCTATAGCACATGGGCATTGGCTGTAACCCTCTCCACCATAGTCCTGGGCTTCTTACTGCCCTTTCCACTCATGGTAGTCTTTAATGGGCTGACTGTTTACCGGCTGCGCCAGGTAGGACGGCCAGAGGCACGGCGCCATGGCCTGTTGGTTTGTGCCTATGTGGTTGTTTTTGTGGTCTGCTGGGCACCCTACCACATAACGCTGCTGCTACTCACTCTCCATGGGAATCATATCTTCCTTCACTGCTACATGGCCCAAGTCCTCTACTTCTTCTATGACATCATTGACTGTTTATCTATGCTGCATTGTGTTGCCAACCCTATCCTCTACAACTTTCTTAGCCCCAGCTTCCGCAGCCGACTGATGGGTGCTGTGGTCCATTATATGCCCAAGGACCAAGCCAGGAAAGGCAGGGGTTCTTCTTCGACCTCCACTACCAAGCACTCAATTGTCATTACTAAGGAGGGAGCCCAAGCCAACTAG